A single window of Nicotiana sylvestris chromosome 3, ASM39365v2, whole genome shotgun sequence DNA harbors:
- the LOC104236495 gene encoding ATP-dependent zinc metalloprotease FTSH 11, chloroplastic/mitochondrial isoform X1, with translation MTTLQASLIFKPLPSPLFHFSSSKPFYSLRLSTTTAFTSLKPRFCRHNLLLHCTLTPENVSSDFALSNNNDNEIEPQEFNKPQEFNEPSSFGESSSSIEEASNVVESEVLVEENGEMKRKLPIVVFLMGLFAKVKNGFEKILLSDWFSWWPFWQQEKRLDRLIADADANPKDTALQSALLVELNKHSPESVIRRFEQRAHAVDSRGVAEYLRALVVTNAIAEYLPDEQSGKPSSLPSLLQELKQRASGNMDEPFLNPGISEKQPLHVVMVDPKVSSRSSRFAQEFLSTIIFTIAIGLVWIMGATALQKYIGGLGGIGASGVGSSSSYAPKELNKEIMPEKNVKTFKDVKGCDDAKQELEEVVEYLKNPAKFTRLGGKLPKGILLTGAPGTGKTLLAKAIAGEAGVPFFYKAGSEFEEMFVGVGARRVRSLFQAAKKKAPCIIFIDEIDAVGSTRKQWEGHTKKTLHQLLVEMDGFEQNEGIILMAATNLPDILDPALTRPGRFDRHIVVPNPDVRGRQEILELYLQDKPVGDDVDVKAIARGTPGFNGADLANLVNIAAIKAAVEGAEKLNASQLEFAKDRIIMGTERKTMFLSEDSKKLTAYHESGHAIVALNTEGAHPIHKATIMPRGSALGMVTQLPSNDETSISKKQLLARLDVCMGGRVAEELIFGQDNVTTGATSDLHTATELAQYMVSSCGMSDAIGPVHIKERPSAEMQSRIDAEVVKLLREAYDRVKALLKKHEKALHALANALLECETLSSEEIRRILLPLSEERLSEQQQQPQDEEALALV, from the exons ATGACTACTCTTCAAGCTTCTCTTATCTTCAAGCCTTTACCTTctcctcttttccatttttcttcttccAAACCCTTTTACTCCCTTCGTTTATCCACAACAACTGCGTTTACTTCTTTAAAGCCTCGTTTTTGCCGCCACAATTTACTCCTTCACTGTACATTGACTCCTGAAAATGTCAGTTCTGATTTTGCCTTATCCAATAATAATGATAATGAAATTGAACCCCAAGAATTCAATAAACCCCAAGAATTCAATGAGCCCTCCTCCTTTGGTGAGAGCAGTAGTTCAATTGAAGAAGCGAGTAATGTTGTGGAATCTGAggtattggtggaggagaatgggGAAATGAAGAGGAAGTTGCCTATAGTGGTTTTCTTGATGGGGTTATTTGCTAAGGTCAAGAATGGGTTTGAGAAGATTTTGCTGTCTGATTGGTTTAGTTGGTGGCCCTTTTGGCAGCAAGAGAAGCGTCTCGATAGATTGATTGCTGATGCTGATGCTAATCCTAAGGACACAGCTCTGCAGAGTGCTTTGCTTGTTGAACTCAACAAGCACAG CCCTGAGTCTGTCATTCGGCGCTTTGAGCAGAGAGCTCATGCTGTAGACAGTAGAGGAGTCGCAGAATATTTACGAGCTCTTGTGGTGACAAATGCTATTGCCGAATATCTACCTGATGAGcaatccggaaagccttctagtCTTCCTTCACTG TTGCAAGAATTGAAGCAGCGGGCATCAGGGAACATGGATGAGCCGTTTCTCAATCCTGGCATTTCCGAGAAGCAGCCATTGCATGTTGTGATG GTTGATCCTAAAGTTTCAAGCAGATCATCACGTTTTGCGCAAGAGTTTCTCTCAACTATCATATTCACTATTGCCATTGGCTTGGTCTG GATAATGGGTGCTACTGCACTTCAGAAATATATTGGTGGCTTAGGTGGGATTGGAGCTTCTGGTGTCGGTTCAAGCTCATCCTATGCCCCGAAAGAGTTGAATAAAGAAATAATGCCTGAGAAG AATGTCAAAACGTTTAAGGATGTCAAAGGTTGTGATGATGCTAAGCAAGAGCTTGAGGAGGTTGTTGAGTACCTCAAAAATCCTGCTAAGTTCACTCGGCTTGGGGGAAAGTTGCCGAAG GGCATTCTTTTGACTGGAGCTCCTGGAACAGGAAAAACCCTCCTTGCCAAG GCTATCGCTGGAGAAGCAGGGGTGCCTTTCTTCTATAAGGCAGGCTCTGAATTTGAAGAAAT GTTTGTGGGAGTTGGTGCTCGACGTGTTAGATCTTTGTTTCAAGCTGCTAAGAAGAAG GCTCCATGCATCATATTTATTGATGAAATTGATGCTGTTGGATCAACTCGAAAGCAGTGGGAAGGTCATACTAAGAAAACACTGCATCAGTTACTTGTTGAGATGGATGGTTTTGAGCAAAATGAG GGAATAATATTGATGGCTGCGACCAACTTGCCTGATATACTTGATCCTGCCTTGACAAGACCCGGTAGATTTGATAGGCAT ATTGTAGTTCCAAACCCAGATGTGCGGGGCCGTCAAGAGATCTTAGAGCTTTATTTGCAAGACAAACCAGTTGGTGATGATGTCGATGTGAAAGCGATTGCTCGTGGAACACCAGGATTCAATGGAGCAG ATTTGGCAAACCTTGTGAATATTGCTGCCATTAAGGCTGCTGTTGAAGGTGCTGAGAAGCTAAATGCATCACAGTTGGAGTTTGCAAAAGATAGAATAATAATGGGAACAGAACGCAAAACCATGTTCCTGTCAGAAGATTCAAAGAAG CTAACTGCATATCACGAGAGTGGCCATGCAATTGTTGCCTTGAATACTGAAGGTGCACATCCAATCCATAAAGCTACAATCATGCCACGTGGATCTGCTTTGGGAATGGTTACACAGCTTCCTTCAAATGATGAGACATCAATCAGCAAAAAGCAGTTGTTAGCACGGCTTGATGTTTGTATGGGAGGAAGAGTAGCTGAGGAGCTGATCTTTGGTCAAGACAATGTAACTACCGGGGCTACTAGTGACCTTCACACAGCTACAGAACTTGCTCAATACATG GTATCGTCCTGTGGGATGAGTGATGCAATTGGACCTGTTCACATCAAAGAGCGGCCAAGTGCTGAAATGCAATCACGTATTGACGCGGAG GTGGTTAAACTTCTAAGAGAAGCTTATGATCGTGTAAAGGCCCTCCTAAAGAAG CATGAAAAGGCTCTGCATGCTCTGGCGAATGCACTTCTAGAGTGTGAAACGTTGAGTTCAGAAGAAATAAGGCGAATTCTTCTCCCTTTATCTGAAGAACGGCTCTCTGAACAACAGCAGCAGCCACAAGACGAAGAAGCACTTGCATTGGTTTAG
- the LOC104236495 gene encoding ATP-dependent zinc metalloprotease FTSH 11, chloroplastic/mitochondrial isoform X2 has product MDEPFLNPGISEKQPLHVVMVDPKVSSRSSRFAQEFLSTIIFTIAIGLVWIMGATALQKYIGGLGGIGASGVGSSSSYAPKELNKEIMPEKNVKTFKDVKGCDDAKQELEEVVEYLKNPAKFTRLGGKLPKGILLTGAPGTGKTLLAKAIAGEAGVPFFYKAGSEFEEMFVGVGARRVRSLFQAAKKKAPCIIFIDEIDAVGSTRKQWEGHTKKTLHQLLVEMDGFEQNEGIILMAATNLPDILDPALTRPGRFDRHIVVPNPDVRGRQEILELYLQDKPVGDDVDVKAIARGTPGFNGADLANLVNIAAIKAAVEGAEKLNASQLEFAKDRIIMGTERKTMFLSEDSKKLTAYHESGHAIVALNTEGAHPIHKATIMPRGSALGMVTQLPSNDETSISKKQLLARLDVCMGGRVAEELIFGQDNVTTGATSDLHTATELAQYMVSSCGMSDAIGPVHIKERPSAEMQSRIDAEVVKLLREAYDRVKALLKKHEKALHALANALLECETLSSEEIRRILLPLSEERLSEQQQQPQDEEALALV; this is encoded by the exons ATGGATGAGCCGTTTCTCAATCCTGGCATTTCCGAGAAGCAGCCATTGCATGTTGTGATG GTTGATCCTAAAGTTTCAAGCAGATCATCACGTTTTGCGCAAGAGTTTCTCTCAACTATCATATTCACTATTGCCATTGGCTTGGTCTG GATAATGGGTGCTACTGCACTTCAGAAATATATTGGTGGCTTAGGTGGGATTGGAGCTTCTGGTGTCGGTTCAAGCTCATCCTATGCCCCGAAAGAGTTGAATAAAGAAATAATGCCTGAGAAG AATGTCAAAACGTTTAAGGATGTCAAAGGTTGTGATGATGCTAAGCAAGAGCTTGAGGAGGTTGTTGAGTACCTCAAAAATCCTGCTAAGTTCACTCGGCTTGGGGGAAAGTTGCCGAAG GGCATTCTTTTGACTGGAGCTCCTGGAACAGGAAAAACCCTCCTTGCCAAG GCTATCGCTGGAGAAGCAGGGGTGCCTTTCTTCTATAAGGCAGGCTCTGAATTTGAAGAAAT GTTTGTGGGAGTTGGTGCTCGACGTGTTAGATCTTTGTTTCAAGCTGCTAAGAAGAAG GCTCCATGCATCATATTTATTGATGAAATTGATGCTGTTGGATCAACTCGAAAGCAGTGGGAAGGTCATACTAAGAAAACACTGCATCAGTTACTTGTTGAGATGGATGGTTTTGAGCAAAATGAG GGAATAATATTGATGGCTGCGACCAACTTGCCTGATATACTTGATCCTGCCTTGACAAGACCCGGTAGATTTGATAGGCAT ATTGTAGTTCCAAACCCAGATGTGCGGGGCCGTCAAGAGATCTTAGAGCTTTATTTGCAAGACAAACCAGTTGGTGATGATGTCGATGTGAAAGCGATTGCTCGTGGAACACCAGGATTCAATGGAGCAG ATTTGGCAAACCTTGTGAATATTGCTGCCATTAAGGCTGCTGTTGAAGGTGCTGAGAAGCTAAATGCATCACAGTTGGAGTTTGCAAAAGATAGAATAATAATGGGAACAGAACGCAAAACCATGTTCCTGTCAGAAGATTCAAAGAAG CTAACTGCATATCACGAGAGTGGCCATGCAATTGTTGCCTTGAATACTGAAGGTGCACATCCAATCCATAAAGCTACAATCATGCCACGTGGATCTGCTTTGGGAATGGTTACACAGCTTCCTTCAAATGATGAGACATCAATCAGCAAAAAGCAGTTGTTAGCACGGCTTGATGTTTGTATGGGAGGAAGAGTAGCTGAGGAGCTGATCTTTGGTCAAGACAATGTAACTACCGGGGCTACTAGTGACCTTCACACAGCTACAGAACTTGCTCAATACATG GTATCGTCCTGTGGGATGAGTGATGCAATTGGACCTGTTCACATCAAAGAGCGGCCAAGTGCTGAAATGCAATCACGTATTGACGCGGAG GTGGTTAAACTTCTAAGAGAAGCTTATGATCGTGTAAAGGCCCTCCTAAAGAAG CATGAAAAGGCTCTGCATGCTCTGGCGAATGCACTTCTAGAGTGTGAAACGTTGAGTTCAGAAGAAATAAGGCGAATTCTTCTCCCTTTATCTGAAGAACGGCTCTCTGAACAACAGCAGCAGCCACAAGACGAAGAAGCACTTGCATTGGTTTAG
- the LOC104236494 gene encoding polypyrimidine tract-binding protein homolog 2 isoform X2, whose translation MCCWLQLRGMMLALSVLMFYICRPVSRIYLQWQLIASGERANVFSAFGFVHKITTFEKTAGFQALVQFSDAETATSAKDALDGRSIPSYLIPELGPCTLKITYSAHTDLSVKFQSHRSRDYTNPHLPVAPSAIDASGQFSLGLDGKKLEPESNVLLASIENMQYAVTLDVLHTVFSAFGPVLKIAMFDKNGGVQALIQYPDVRTAVVAKGALEGHSIYEGGYCKLHITYSRHTDLSIKVNNDRSRDYTIPNTPMLNSQPSIFGQQPPQIGGPGVHPYSAPAHYAPAPGVAPPQHSAGWNSAAATANPGMPMQMHNHPYMPPGSVPSQMGSAVIPMHGRNGIPYSTAMPPYHQQ comes from the exons GGATATATCTTCAGTGGCAGCTTATTGCTTCGGGAGAAAGAGCGAAT GTGTTTTCAGCTTTTGGATTTGTGCACAAAATCACAACATTTGAGAAGACAGCTGGATTCCAG GCTCTGGTGCAATTTTCTGATGCAGAAACCGCTACTTCAGCAAAGgatgccctggatggaagaagcATTCCCAG TTACTTGATTCCAGAACTTGGACCATGTACACTTAAAATCACATATTCTGCTCATACGGATCTGAGCGTGAAGTTTCAGAGTCATCGTAGCAG GGATTACACCAATCCTCACCTTCCTGTTGCTCCCTCAGCCATAGATGCAAGTGGTCAG TTCAGTTTGGGTTTGGATGGGAAGAAACTGGAACCTGAGAGTAATGTTCTTCTTGCTTCCATTGAGAACATGCAGTATGCAGTTACCTTGGATGTCCTACACACG GTTTTCTCAGCTTTCGGTCCTGTACTAAAGATTGCTATGTTTGATAAGAATGGAGGGGTTCAGGCTCTGATACAGTACCCTG ATGTACGCACAGCTGTTGTTGCGAAGGGAGCTTTAGAAGGACATTCCATTTATGAAGGTGGATATTGCAAGCTTCATATCACTTACTCTCGACACACTGATCTTAGTATAAAG GTTAATAATGATCGCAGCAGAGATTATACAATCCCAAATACCCCTATGTTGAATTCTCAACCTTCAATCTTTGGGCAGCAGCCACCTCAGATAGGAGGTCCAGGTGTTCATCCATACAGTGCCCCTGCCCATTACGCTCCAGCTCCAGGTGTTGCTCCGCCTCAGCATTCTGCAGGCTGGAACTCTGCTGCCGCCACAGCAAATCCAGGAATGCCAATGCAGATGCATAATCACCCTTACATGCCACCTGGTAGTGTGCCTTCACAGATGGGTTCTGCGGTGATTCCAATGCATGGACGGAATGGCATACCGTATTCTACTGCAATGCCTCCTTATCATCAACAGTAG
- the LOC104236494 gene encoding polypyrimidine tract-binding protein homolog 2 isoform X3 yields the protein MCCWLQLRGMMLALSVLMFYIWPVSRIYLQWQLIASGERANVFSAFGFVHKITTFEKTAGFQALVQFSDAETATSAKDALDGRSIPSYLIPELGPCTLKITYSAHTDLSVKFQSHRSRDYTNPHLPVAPSAIDASGQFSLGLDGKKLEPESNVLLASIENMQYAVTLDVLHTVFSAFGPVLKIAMFDKNGGVQALIQYPDVRTAVVAKGALEGHSIYEGGYCKLHITYSRHTDLSIKVNNDRSRDYTIPNTPMLNSQPSIFGQQPPQIGGPGVHPYSAPAHYAPAPGVAPPQHSAGWNSAAATANPGMPMQMHNHPYMPPGSVPSQMGSAVIPMHGRNGIPYSTAMPPYHQQ from the exons GGATATATCTTCAGTGGCAGCTTATTGCTTCGGGAGAAAGAGCGAAT GTGTTTTCAGCTTTTGGATTTGTGCACAAAATCACAACATTTGAGAAGACAGCTGGATTCCAG GCTCTGGTGCAATTTTCTGATGCAGAAACCGCTACTTCAGCAAAGgatgccctggatggaagaagcATTCCCAG TTACTTGATTCCAGAACTTGGACCATGTACACTTAAAATCACATATTCTGCTCATACGGATCTGAGCGTGAAGTTTCAGAGTCATCGTAGCAG GGATTACACCAATCCTCACCTTCCTGTTGCTCCCTCAGCCATAGATGCAAGTGGTCAG TTCAGTTTGGGTTTGGATGGGAAGAAACTGGAACCTGAGAGTAATGTTCTTCTTGCTTCCATTGAGAACATGCAGTATGCAGTTACCTTGGATGTCCTACACACG GTTTTCTCAGCTTTCGGTCCTGTACTAAAGATTGCTATGTTTGATAAGAATGGAGGGGTTCAGGCTCTGATACAGTACCCTG ATGTACGCACAGCTGTTGTTGCGAAGGGAGCTTTAGAAGGACATTCCATTTATGAAGGTGGATATTGCAAGCTTCATATCACTTACTCTCGACACACTGATCTTAGTATAAAG GTTAATAATGATCGCAGCAGAGATTATACAATCCCAAATACCCCTATGTTGAATTCTCAACCTTCAATCTTTGGGCAGCAGCCACCTCAGATAGGAGGTCCAGGTGTTCATCCATACAGTGCCCCTGCCCATTACGCTCCAGCTCCAGGTGTTGCTCCGCCTCAGCATTCTGCAGGCTGGAACTCTGCTGCCGCCACAGCAAATCCAGGAATGCCAATGCAGATGCATAATCACCCTTACATGCCACCTGGTAGTGTGCCTTCACAGATGGGTTCTGCGGTGATTCCAATGCATGGACGGAATGGCATACCGTATTCTACTGCAATGCCTCCTTATCATCAACAGTAG